Proteins from one Pseudomonas bijieensis genomic window:
- a CDS encoding electron transfer flavoprotein subunit alpha/FixB family protein, translating to MTILVIAEHDNKVLAPATLNTVAAAAKIGGDVHVLVAGQGAGAVAEAAAKIAGVAKVLAADNAAYAHQLPENVAPLVAELGKGYSHILAAATSNGKNILPRVAAALDVDQISEIISVESADTFKRPIYAGNAIATVQSNAAVKVITVRATGFDPVAAEGGSAAVEAVGAAHDAGISSFVNEELAKSDRPELTAAKIVVSGGRGMQNGDNFKHLYALADKLGAAVGASRAAVDAGFVPNDMQVGQTGKIVAPQLYIAVGISGAIQHLAGMKDSKVIVAINKDEEAPIFQVADYGLVADLFEAIPELEKLV from the coding sequence ATGACTATCTTGGTAATCGCCGAACACGATAACAAGGTGCTGGCTCCGGCCACGCTGAACACCGTTGCTGCCGCTGCCAAAATCGGTGGCGATGTCCACGTCCTGGTAGCCGGGCAGGGCGCTGGCGCCGTTGCCGAAGCCGCTGCGAAAATCGCTGGCGTGGCCAAAGTGCTGGCGGCCGACAACGCTGCCTACGCACACCAACTGCCGGAAAACGTTGCTCCGCTGGTTGCAGAGCTGGGCAAGGGCTACAGCCACATCCTGGCGGCCGCCACTTCCAACGGCAAGAACATCCTGCCGCGCGTTGCCGCTGCACTGGACGTCGACCAGATCTCCGAAATCATCTCGGTAGAAAGCGCCGACACCTTCAAGCGTCCGATCTACGCCGGTAACGCCATTGCCACCGTGCAATCGAACGCTGCGGTCAAGGTCATCACCGTGCGTGCCACCGGTTTCGACCCGGTTGCCGCCGAAGGTGGCTCGGCTGCCGTTGAAGCCGTAGGCGCCGCCCACGACGCCGGCATCTCCAGCTTCGTCAACGAAGAACTGGCCAAGTCCGATCGTCCTGAACTGACCGCTGCCAAGATCGTCGTTTCCGGCGGCCGTGGCATGCAGAACGGTGACAACTTCAAGCACCTGTATGCCCTGGCCGACAAGCTGGGCGCTGCCGTCGGTGCTTCCCGCGCGGCGGTCGACGCTGGTTTCGTACCCAACGACATGCAGGTCGGCCAGACCGGCAAGATCGTTGCACCACAGCTGTACATCGCCGTCGGTATCTCCGGCGCGATCCAGCACCTGGCCGGCATGAAAGACTCCAAGGTGATCGTTGCGATCAACAAGGACGAAGAAGCGCCGATCTTCCAGGTGGCCGATTATGGCCTGGTAGCGGACTTGTTCGAAGCCATCCCAGAGCTGGAGAAGCTGGTCTAA
- a CDS encoding IclR family transcriptional regulator produces MQQDDPKITKDAAPTGTQTLLRGLGVVQAVASGARDLKEIARLIGTTRSTTHRLASCLVDERYLRVVPQVGYLLGPKLIELGFQAREELPLVSLAGPYLDELSALTGDTVHLAIREGDEVLYLLKNPGRNGPEMRSRVGHRMPLARTGIGKALMLDDSQEQWKRLYEISLPAGGKNQFWPQHQEQSWEQFQQRMVEYVAGGYAFDLEDNEPSIRCVAAPIRDAGKRIVAGISIASTVPYMPLEKMAELIPLVKGVTARLSAELGAKV; encoded by the coding sequence ATGCAGCAAGACGATCCAAAAATCACCAAGGACGCCGCGCCTACAGGCACGCAGACATTGCTGCGTGGTCTGGGTGTGGTTCAGGCGGTCGCCAGCGGCGCCCGTGACTTGAAGGAAATCGCCCGGCTGATCGGCACCACCCGCAGCACCACCCATCGCCTGGCCAGTTGCCTGGTGGACGAACGTTACCTGCGCGTGGTGCCGCAAGTGGGTTACCTGCTGGGGCCGAAGCTGATCGAACTGGGTTTCCAGGCCCGGGAAGAACTGCCACTGGTGAGCCTGGCCGGGCCGTATCTGGACGAGTTGTCGGCTCTCACCGGCGACACCGTTCACCTGGCGATTCGCGAGGGCGACGAAGTCTTGTACCTGCTGAAAAACCCGGGGCGCAACGGCCCGGAGATGCGCTCGCGCGTGGGCCATCGCATGCCTTTGGCGCGCACCGGGATTGGCAAGGCGCTGATGCTCGATGACTCGCAAGAACAATGGAAAAGGCTGTACGAAATCAGCCTGCCGGCCGGCGGGAAGAATCAGTTCTGGCCCCAGCATCAGGAGCAATCCTGGGAACAGTTCCAGCAACGGATGGTGGAGTACGTGGCGGGAGGTTATGCCTTCGATCTGGAAGACAACGAACCGTCGATTCGTTGCGTGGCGGCGCCGATTCGCGACGCTGGCAAGCGCATTGTCGCCGGTATCAGCATCGCCAGCACCGTGCCGTACATGCCGCTGGAAAAAATGGCCGAGCTGATTCCCCTGGTCAAAGGGGTTACAGCCCGGCTATCGGCGGAGCTGGGTGCCAAGGTCTGA
- a CDS encoding ribonuclease E inhibitor RraB, with protein MSTAYQEDISTSVLRRMKEGGFDFSRFHPIEFYAIFPDEERARRAAGHFRGESLNAQISARDDGAWSLELSRVMYATYDDIGDFEQDFEAVVEPLGGVIEGWGVKQEIRRLQA; from the coding sequence ATGAGCACAGCCTATCAAGAAGACATCAGCACCAGCGTATTGCGCCGCATGAAAGAAGGCGGTTTCGATTTTTCCCGATTCCATCCCATCGAGTTCTACGCCATTTTCCCGGACGAGGAGCGGGCGCGCAGGGCGGCAGGTCATTTTCGGGGAGAATCGCTGAACGCGCAGATCAGTGCACGGGACGACGGGGCTTGGTCATTGGAACTGAGCCGGGTGATGTACGCCACTTACGATGACATTGGCGACTTCGAGCAAGACTTCGAGGCAGTCGTCGAACCCTTGGGCGGCGTTATCGAGGGCTGGGGTGTCAAGCAAGAGATCCGGCGCCTGCAGGCCTGA
- a CDS encoding DUF4398 domain-containing protein produces MTIRPLFAALAVLALAGCAADPAPNEQIRLTEQALEQARAVGATADEVPELKLAEEKFARAKSNMADESYKKARMRAEQAELDARLAEAKVLTLKSQEQLNVLDTRIKRLRKQLREDAQ; encoded by the coding sequence GTGACTATTCGACCTCTTTTCGCTGCCCTGGCCGTTCTGGCTCTGGCGGGCTGCGCAGCCGATCCGGCGCCGAATGAACAGATCCGCCTGACCGAACAGGCACTGGAGCAAGCCCGGGCCGTTGGCGCCACTGCCGACGAAGTGCCGGAACTGAAACTGGCTGAAGAAAAGTTCGCCCGCGCCAAATCCAACATGGCCGACGAATCCTACAAGAAGGCGCGCATGCGGGCCGAACAGGCCGAACTGGACGCCCGTCTGGCCGAAGCGAAGGTGCTGACCCTCAAGAGCCAGGAGCAACTGAACGTGCTCGACACCCGCATCAAGCGCTTACGCAAACAGTTGCGGGAGGATGCCCAATGA
- a CDS encoding translation initiation factor 2 — protein MKTIAPAAWVLIGLLSAFQMGGVVAAAPAQEKPVASATKDAPKKNAVAKKPSAKKAAPAKKKRAPIASKSKSAHEVAKTPLPPAKLDLSLPHDMVEELQPPGKVTVPKREPLLPSMFGEKPGPFQLNGRLLSNEMQLPLRNQERNEVEGAALDFEFKQ, from the coding sequence ATGAAAACCATTGCCCCTGCTGCCTGGGTTTTGATTGGGCTGTTGAGTGCCTTCCAAATGGGAGGCGTCGTCGCGGCAGCGCCGGCGCAGGAAAAACCGGTCGCCAGTGCCACGAAGGATGCACCGAAAAAAAACGCGGTGGCCAAGAAGCCTTCCGCGAAGAAGGCGGCACCCGCGAAGAAAAAGCGCGCGCCCATCGCCTCCAAGAGCAAATCTGCCCATGAGGTCGCCAAGACCCCATTGCCGCCAGCCAAGCTGGACCTGAGCCTGCCCCACGACATGGTCGAGGAGCTGCAGCCACCGGGTAAGGTGACGGTGCCCAAGCGTGAACCACTGCTGCCGTCCATGTTTGGCGAGAAACCCGGACCGTTCCAGCTCAATGGCCGTTTGTTGAGCAATGAAATGCAGTTGCCACTGCGCAACCAGGAGCGCAATGAGGTGGAGGGCGCGGCACTGGATTTCGAATTCAAGCAATAG
- a CDS encoding AraC family transcriptional regulator, which yields MLLTRHLDANATLVSLIEPLATRDGFVPTPLPGVHVLRASQDVARGPQLYEPSLVIIAQGSKLAYLGPRTLEYGAGHYLIQALPVPFECETYAMPNAPLLGVSVAIDRAMLGELVLAMGLVPGRNLAPQTPESMTCAVLDDAMRGCVERLLRCLHDPLECQVMGQARLRELLFVALRGPQADVLRALVEQQGQFARIAVALSHLHAHFTEPLNVETLASCANMSASTFHEHFKRSTLLSPVQYLKRLRLLKAQRLLLIEGMGVAQVAHQVGYQSPSQFSREYKRYFERNPGGRARSLSL from the coding sequence ATGTTGTTGACCCGCCATCTCGATGCCAACGCTACGCTGGTTTCATTGATAGAACCTTTGGCGACCCGCGACGGTTTCGTCCCGACGCCACTGCCCGGCGTACATGTGCTTCGGGCCAGTCAGGACGTCGCCCGTGGCCCACAGCTCTACGAACCGAGTCTGGTGATCATTGCCCAGGGTAGCAAACTGGCGTACCTGGGGCCTCGCACGCTGGAATATGGCGCCGGGCATTATCTGATCCAGGCCTTGCCGGTGCCGTTCGAATGCGAAACCTACGCCATGCCCAATGCTCCACTGCTTGGGGTTTCCGTTGCGATCGATCGAGCGATGCTGGGGGAACTGGTGCTGGCCATGGGGTTGGTACCGGGTCGGAACCTGGCGCCGCAGACGCCGGAATCGATGACCTGCGCCGTGCTTGATGACGCCATGCGTGGGTGTGTCGAACGTTTGTTGCGCTGTTTGCACGATCCGTTGGAGTGCCAGGTCATGGGCCAGGCGCGGCTGCGGGAGTTGCTGTTCGTCGCGTTGCGCGGGCCCCAGGCCGATGTGCTGCGGGCGCTGGTGGAGCAGCAAGGCCAGTTCGCTCGGATTGCCGTGGCCTTGAGCCATTTGCATGCGCACTTCACCGAGCCACTGAACGTCGAGACACTGGCCAGTTGCGCGAACATGAGCGCTTCAACCTTCCATGAGCATTTCAAGCGCAGCACCTTGCTCTCGCCGGTGCAGTACCTCAAGCGCTTGCGCCTGCTCAAGGCCCAGCGGCTGCTGCTCATCGAAGGCATGGGCGTGGCCCAGGTGGCGCATCAGGTGGGGTATCAGAGCCCGTCGCAGTTCAGTCGGGAGTACAAGCGCTACTTTGAACGCAACCCCGGGGGAAGAGCGCGCAGCTTGAGCCTGTGA
- a CDS encoding NAD(P)-dependent alcohol dehydrogenase, whose translation MYTAIGYAAQSATTPLAPMKFERRSPRADDVAIDILYCGVCHSDIHQARNEWGIAVYPLMPGHEIVGKVTAVGANVTRYKVGDLVGVGCMVDSCRECEACRADLEQYCYQGMTQTYASPDRISGGHTMGGYSNSIVVSEHFVLRIPQNLDPAGAAPILCAGITTYSPLKHYGVKAGDKVGVLGMGGLGHMGIKFAKAMGAEVTLFTRSASKAEEARRQGADHVIVSTDAEQMAAAAGRFNFLLDTIPVQHDLNPYLDTLRFDGVHILVGLVEPIDPPVHAAKLIMGRRVLAGSLIGGIAETQEVLDFCAEHNISCDIEMLDIRQINEAYSRMIAGDVKYRFVIDMATLKA comes from the coding sequence ATGTACACAGCCATCGGATATGCCGCCCAGTCGGCCACCACTCCCCTCGCCCCCATGAAATTCGAACGCCGCAGCCCGCGAGCCGACGATGTGGCAATCGACATTCTCTACTGCGGCGTCTGCCATTCCGACATCCACCAGGCCCGCAATGAATGGGGCATCGCCGTTTATCCGCTGATGCCCGGCCATGAGATTGTAGGAAAAGTCACCGCCGTCGGTGCGAATGTCACCCGTTATAAGGTCGGCGACCTGGTGGGCGTTGGCTGCATGGTCGACTCCTGCCGCGAGTGCGAAGCTTGCCGCGCTGACTTGGAGCAATACTGCTACCAGGGCATGACGCAGACCTACGCCAGCCCGGATCGTATCAGCGGTGGCCACACCATGGGCGGTTACTCCAATAGCATCGTGGTCAGCGAGCATTTCGTGCTGCGCATCCCGCAAAACCTCGATCCGGCCGGCGCCGCGCCGATTCTCTGCGCCGGCATCACCACCTATTCGCCCCTCAAGCACTACGGCGTGAAGGCCGGCGACAAGGTCGGCGTGCTGGGCATGGGTGGGCTCGGGCACATGGGCATCAAGTTCGCCAAGGCCATGGGCGCGGAAGTGACGTTGTTCACCCGCTCGGCGAGCAAGGCTGAAGAAGCCCGTCGCCAAGGTGCGGACCACGTGATCGTGTCTACCGACGCCGAGCAGATGGCCGCTGCCGCCGGACGTTTCAACTTCCTGCTGGACACCATTCCGGTGCAGCACGACCTCAATCCCTACCTCGACACCTTGCGTTTCGACGGCGTGCATATCCTGGTAGGTCTGGTCGAGCCGATTGATCCGCCGGTGCATGCCGCAAAACTGATCATGGGTCGTCGAGTCCTGGCTGGCTCGTTGATCGGCGGTATCGCAGAGACTCAGGAAGTGTTGGATTTCTGTGCCGAACACAACATCAGCTGCGACATTGAAATGCTCGACATTCGCCAGATCAACGAGGCCTACAGCCGCATGATCGCTGGGGACGTGAAGTACCGCTTCGTCATCGACATGGCGACCCTCAAGGCCTGA
- a CDS encoding START domain-containing protein: MGSLHRMAVLCGLTVLLATATAQAEDWQVAKEKDGIKVSLSEVAGSKYKAYRGVTVMKTSVAKLRALQEDVSGACAWIHECKSQKLLKHEDSKSWTYTQFNTPWPVTPRDSVLEVTTEDGADGSLTRKLKGVPKYLPEEKGFVRVAQVDGFWKFTPKGAGQVEVVYQVHTEPGGDVPSWLANKFVVDAPFNTLEALKKLAEN, from the coding sequence ATGGGTTCGCTGCATCGTATGGCTGTGTTGTGTGGGTTGACCGTATTGCTGGCAACGGCCACGGCTCAGGCAGAGGACTGGCAGGTTGCCAAGGAGAAGGACGGTATCAAGGTTTCCCTCAGTGAGGTGGCCGGCTCCAAATATAAGGCTTACCGTGGTGTGACGGTCATGAAGACCAGCGTTGCAAAGCTGCGTGCCTTGCAGGAAGACGTCTCCGGCGCCTGCGCCTGGATTCACGAATGCAAGAGCCAGAAGCTGCTCAAGCACGAAGATAGCAAGAGCTGGACCTACACCCAGTTCAACACGCCATGGCCGGTAACGCCCCGTGACTCGGTGCTGGAAGTCACCACCGAGGATGGTGCCGATGGCAGCCTGACCCGCAAGCTCAAGGGCGTGCCCAAGTACCTGCCTGAGGAAAAGGGCTTCGTACGGGTGGCCCAGGTCGATGGTTTCTGGAAGTTCACGCCAAAGGGCGCGGGCCAGGTCGAAGTCGTTTATCAGGTCCACACCGAACCGGGTGGTGACGTGCCGTCCTGGCTGGCGAACAAGTTCGTGGTGGACGCGCCATTCAACACCTTGGAAGCCCTGAAAAAACTTGCCGAAAACTGA
- a CDS encoding YkgJ family cysteine cluster protein — MKCREGCGACCIAPSISSPIPGMPQGKPAGERCVQLSVDNLCRIFGQPERPAVCSAFEADIEVCGSSNEEAIRLIGWWEQVTAA; from the coding sequence ATGAAATGCCGTGAAGGCTGTGGCGCCTGTTGCATCGCCCCTTCCATCAGCTCACCTATTCCTGGCATGCCCCAAGGCAAACCGGCGGGAGAACGTTGCGTGCAATTGTCGGTCGATAACCTGTGCCGGATCTTCGGCCAGCCGGAGCGTCCGGCAGTGTGCTCGGCGTTCGAAGCCGACATCGAGGTTTGCGGCAGCAGCAATGAAGAGGCCATCCGGCTGATCGGTTGGTGGGAACAAGTCACGGCAGCGTAA
- a CDS encoding substrate-binding periplasmic protein encodes MDLRRLAGWSLLWTLALVPGLSVAAGKCERLIATGSPDAPPYLWQDPQDPKHLIGVGADLLAHVAQELGIKIELLYAGKRAQALDEVRSGRMDLLTDAPLTVTGLEVLDYVHPPLLENDYLVWTRKDSTLVINQPEDLHGHPGALSEKARMTQGFGVFAEQKLSLVRTPNLTQAFQKLLLGEVEYVLAGRYSGLAMAQTLGMANDLQAAPQPVDKPGLFLAISHNSACNDPWLRGQLAQKMTELAASGLTEAVLQRNLERWRTQLQPPVSAPKQ; translated from the coding sequence ATGGATCTGCGCCGTTTGGCCGGCTGGTCGTTGCTGTGGACGTTGGCACTGGTGCCAGGCCTGTCTGTTGCCGCGGGCAAATGTGAGCGACTGATCGCCACCGGCAGCCCGGATGCGCCGCCCTATCTGTGGCAAGACCCCCAGGACCCCAAGCACTTGATTGGCGTCGGTGCCGACCTGTTGGCGCACGTGGCGCAAGAGTTGGGGATCAAGATCGAACTGCTGTATGCCGGCAAGCGTGCCCAGGCATTGGACGAAGTGCGCAGTGGACGCATGGACCTGCTCACCGACGCTCCGCTGACCGTTACCGGGCTTGAAGTGCTGGACTACGTTCACCCGCCCTTGCTCGAAAACGATTATCTGGTTTGGACCCGCAAGGACTCGACGCTGGTCATCAACCAGCCGGAGGATCTTCATGGTCATCCCGGCGCCTTGTCGGAAAAGGCGCGTATGACCCAGGGATTCGGCGTTTTTGCCGAACAGAAATTATCCCTGGTGCGTACGCCCAACCTGACCCAGGCCTTTCAGAAACTTCTGCTGGGAGAGGTGGAATACGTCTTGGCGGGGCGCTATTCGGGCCTGGCAATGGCGCAGACACTGGGGATGGCCAACGACCTGCAAGCCGCACCGCAACCGGTGGACAAACCCGGGCTGTTCCTGGCGATTTCCCATAACTCCGCCTGCAATGACCCATGGTTACGCGGACAGCTGGCGCAAAAGATGACAGAATTGGCCGCGTCCGGCCTGACGGAGGCTGTGTTGCAGCGCAATCTCGAGCGTTGGAGAACACAGTTGCAGCCACCTGTCAGTGCCCCAAAACAGTAG
- a CDS encoding OmpA family protein yields the protein MKHSHVLGGLVLAGLASLYGCAGQRSEAALEQASTDFQKVKEDANVLRAAPRDVIRAGESLARADRLSTYWGSGEDVQHYAYLSQRYSAIAREHSDQVLNEERAAKLELERQRLQLALRESKLLSVQQQGKWLEEQIMAMATTQTDRGLVMTLGDVLFDTGEAELKNSANRVVLKIVQFLQLNPKRVVRIEGYTDSTGGKQENLKLSRDRAQAVADVLVDLGIDEKRIQVEGYGDQYPVDVNASERGRAQNRRVEIVFSDEKGQLGAAR from the coding sequence ATGAAGCACTCCCACGTATTGGGCGGCCTGGTCCTCGCAGGCCTTGCCAGCTTGTATGGCTGCGCCGGCCAGCGTAGCGAAGCGGCGCTCGAACAGGCCAGCACCGACTTCCAGAAGGTCAAGGAAGACGCCAACGTATTGCGCGCCGCGCCCCGGGACGTGATCCGCGCTGGCGAATCCCTGGCCCGTGCCGATCGTTTGTCCACCTACTGGGGCAGCGGTGAGGATGTGCAGCATTACGCTTACCTGAGCCAGCGCTACAGTGCGATCGCCCGGGAGCACAGCGACCAGGTGCTCAACGAAGAGCGTGCGGCGAAGCTCGAACTGGAGCGCCAGCGCCTGCAATTGGCCCTGCGTGAATCCAAGTTGCTGAGCGTGCAGCAGCAGGGCAAATGGCTTGAAGAACAGATCATGGCGATGGCGACCACACAAACCGATCGCGGCTTGGTGATGACCCTGGGTGATGTGCTGTTCGATACCGGTGAAGCGGAACTGAAGAACTCGGCCAATCGGGTCGTGCTCAAGATCGTGCAGTTCTTGCAGCTCAATCCCAAGCGTGTGGTGCGTATCGAGGGATACACCGATAGCACTGGCGGTAAGCAGGAGAACCTCAAGCTGTCTCGCGACCGCGCGCAAGCGGTTGCGGATGTGCTGGTGGACCTGGGGATAGACGAAAAGCGTATCCAGGTCGAAGGTTACGGTGATCAATACCCGGTGGACGTCAACGCTTCGGAGCGTGGCCGGGCACAGAATCGTCGCGTTGAAATTGTGTTTTCCGACGAAAAAGGCCAGCTCGGCGCCGCCCGCTGA
- a CDS encoding PLP-dependent aminotransferase family protein has protein sequence MTNLLLYQRIAQQLAEDIRRGVYQPGERVPSVRKMSSQLNVSHATVLQAYANLEDQGLIRARPQSGYYVHQTPALTASTPDIARVERPGLVTRSSIIQQVLVESRREGVFPLGAAVPSVDYLPVRALHQQLAKVTRFHSPRAFSYMFSPGFEPLRRQVAIRMRDAGVVVDPSEVVITHGCVDALQMSLRVLTRPGDLIAAESPTYYGLLQLADLLGLKVIEIPSDPVTGMSLEALQLAANQWSIKALVLTTRLSNPLGGTMPEERQKQLLRLASDFDIQIVEDDIYGELMFEQGRTKALKAYDRLDRVIYCSSFSKTLSPGVRIGWMIGGKFQQEIQRLQTFSTHSACSVTQMGIAAYLENGGYDRHLRYIRQEYRKNLSAFQLAVQQYFPEGTQMSRPTGGFILWVSLPGRVNTQELHVRALQQGISIAPGLIFSNTEQFNHCIRLNCGTPWNREAERALMTLGLLATQLCQETANGFL, from the coding sequence ATGACCAACCTTCTGCTCTATCAACGTATTGCTCAACAGCTGGCTGAAGACATCCGGCGCGGTGTGTATCAGCCTGGCGAACGCGTGCCGTCGGTGCGCAAGATGAGCTCGCAGCTCAACGTCAGCCATGCCACGGTGCTGCAGGCCTACGCGAACCTTGAAGACCAGGGGCTGATTCGCGCGCGGCCGCAGTCGGGCTACTACGTGCACCAGACGCCGGCCCTGACGGCGTCGACGCCGGATATTGCCCGGGTAGAGCGTCCGGGTCTGGTGACGCGCAGCAGCATCATCCAGCAAGTGTTGGTCGAGTCACGCCGCGAAGGCGTGTTTCCCCTGGGTGCGGCGGTGCCGAGCGTCGACTATCTGCCTGTGCGGGCCTTGCATCAGCAACTGGCCAAGGTCACGCGTTTCCACAGCCCACGGGCGTTCAGCTACATGTTCAGCCCGGGCTTCGAGCCGTTGCGGCGTCAGGTGGCGATTCGCATGCGCGATGCGGGCGTGGTGGTGGACCCTTCCGAGGTGGTGATCACCCACGGCTGTGTCGATGCGCTGCAGATGTCCCTGCGGGTGCTGACGCGGCCAGGGGACTTGATCGCCGCCGAGTCACCGACCTATTACGGCTTGCTGCAATTGGCGGATCTGCTGGGTCTCAAGGTCATCGAGATCCCCAGCGATCCGGTCACCGGGATGAGCCTTGAGGCCTTGCAGTTGGCCGCCAACCAGTGGTCGATCAAGGCGCTGGTGCTGACCACGCGCCTGAGCAATCCCCTGGGCGGCACCATGCCTGAGGAGCGGCAAAAGCAGTTGCTGCGCCTGGCGTCGGACTTCGACATCCAGATCGTCGAGGACGATATCTATGGCGAGTTGATGTTTGAGCAGGGCCGCACCAAGGCCCTCAAGGCCTACGACCGACTGGACCGGGTCATCTACTGTTCGAGTTTTTCCAAGACGTTGTCGCCAGGTGTGCGCATCGGCTGGATGATCGGCGGGAAATTCCAGCAGGAAATCCAGCGGCTCCAGACCTTCAGCACTCACTCGGCGTGCAGCGTTACGCAGATGGGCATTGCCGCGTACCTGGAGAACGGCGGCTATGACCGGCACTTGCGCTATATCCGCCAGGAGTACCGCAAGAACCTCAGTGCCTTTCAACTGGCGGTGCAACAGTACTTCCCCGAAGGTACGCAGATGAGCCGTCCCACGGGAGGCTTTATCCTGTGGGTCAGCCTGCCGGGGCGGGTCAATACCCAGGAGTTGCATGTGCGGGCGTTGCAACAAGGCATCAGTATCGCGCCAGGGCTGATTTTCAGTAACACCGAACAGTTCAATCACTGCATCCGCTTGAACTGCGGTACACCCTGGAACCGTGAGGCGGAGCGGGCCTTGATGACTCTCGGGCTGTTGGCCACTCAATTGTGCCAAGAGACGGCCAACGGATTTCTTTAG
- a CDS encoding electron transfer flavoprotein subunit beta/FixA family protein, whose protein sequence is MKVLVAVKRVVDYNVKVRVKADNSGVDLANVKMSMNPFCEIAVEEAVRLKEKGVATEIVVVSIGPTTAQEQLRTALALGADRAILVESAEDLTSLAVAKLLKAVVDKEQPSLVILGKQAIDSDNNQTGQMLAALSGYGQGTFASKVEVSGDSVAVTREIDGGAQTVSLKLPAIVTTDLRLNEPRYASLPNIMKAKKKPLEVLTPDALGVSTASTNKTVKVEAPAARSAGIKVKSVAELVEKLKNEAKVI, encoded by the coding sequence ATGAAGGTTCTTGTAGCTGTCAAACGAGTGGTCGACTATAACGTCAAGGTTCGCGTCAAGGCGGACAACTCCGGCGTCGACCTCGCCAACGTCAAGATGTCGATGAACCCTTTCTGCGAAATCGCCGTAGAAGAAGCCGTACGCCTGAAAGAAAAAGGCGTGGCGACTGAGATCGTCGTCGTCTCCATCGGCCCGACCACTGCCCAGGAACAACTGCGCACCGCGCTGGCACTGGGTGCCGATCGCGCCATCCTCGTCGAATCCGCCGAAGACCTGACTTCCCTGGCCGTGGCCAAGCTGCTCAAGGCCGTTGTCGACAAGGAACAGCCATCGCTGGTGATCCTCGGCAAACAAGCCATCGACAGCGACAACAACCAGACCGGCCAGATGCTCGCTGCATTGAGCGGCTACGGTCAGGGCACCTTCGCTTCGAAAGTCGAAGTGTCCGGCGACAGCGTTGCCGTGACCCGCGAAATCGACGGCGGCGCACAGACCGTTTCCCTGAAACTGCCTGCCATCGTCACCACCGACCTGCGTTTGAACGAGCCGCGCTATGCGTCGCTGCCAAACATCATGAAAGCCAAGAAGAAGCCGCTTGAAGTGCTGACTCCTGACGCTTTGGGCGTTTCCACCGCCTCCACCAACAAGACCGTAAAAGTCGAAGCGCCGGCTGCACGCAGCGCGGGCATCAAGGTCAAGTCGGTGGCTGAACTGGTCGAGAAACTGAAAAACGAAGCGAAGGTAATCTGA